A genomic segment from Gemmatimonadota bacterium encodes:
- a CDS encoding sigma-70 family RNA polymerase sigma factor, translated as VSTLSPRLRTVFVLRHHEGFKLREIAGIMECAEGTVKKYLFDATRRMRSQLEDIRT; from the coding sequence CGTCAGCACCCTTTCGCCCCGGCTGCGAACCGTGTTCGTGCTGCGTCACCACGAGGGATTCAAGCTGAGGGAAATCGCAGGCATCATGGAATGCGCCGAAGGCACCGTGAAGAAATACCTATTCGACGCCACCAGGCGGATGCGCAGTCAACTCGAGGACATACGAACATGA